Below is a genomic region from Megasphaera vaginalis (ex Bordigoni et al. 2020).
GCGCCGGCGCCGAGGCTGGCGCCGCCGGCGGCATAGTCGAGGCCGTAAGGCAGGAGCAGATAGGCGAAGCCGAGCATGACGCCGACGCGGACGAGTTGTTCGACGATCTGCGACAACGCCGTCGGCGTCATTTGCTGCCAGCCTTGCAGGTAGCCGCGGTAACCGGCGATAATGGTCGTGAAGAAAATGGCCGGCGAAAGAGCGATGAGCGAGTAATAGGCTCTGCTTTCGCGGATGATCTGGTAATCGATGAGAAGGCGGGAGCCGAAAAAGACGGCGATGCTGAGCAAGAGGGCCGTCGAACAGAGCAGCGTCAAAGAGACGTTGAAGATGCGCTGCGCTCCGGCGTAGTCTTCTTTGGCGGCTTTCTCGGCCGTGATGATGGAGATGGCAATGGGAAGGCCGGCGCTGGATACTTCCAGGGCCAGCAGGTAGATGGGAAAGGCCATCTGATAGATGCCGATGCCTTCACCGCCGAGAATTCGCGATAAAATGATCCAGTTGATACTGCCGATCGCCTTGACGACGAAGCCGGACAAAGTCAGGATCAGCGTGCCGGCAACAAATTTATTAGCCATGATTACCCCTTTTAGACAGAGAATGTTCGCGTCGTATCCGCGCGGCGAGATGCGCAGATACGCGCTGCGTAATTTAAACAATTTATTTTATCACATATACGGACGCATCACAAGATAACGGGCGCGTAACTGCGCGGCGGCAGAAACTGGAAAAAAGACGGCAAACAGTGTATGATAGGTATATTCACAGAGCGGTCTCTTACGGAGCAGGAGGGAAAGAAAGTGCGCATAGTAATCATCGGTGCCGGCAAGTTGGGGTACAGCATTGCCGAATTGTTGTCGAACGAACAGTTTGACGTCGTCGTCGTCGATCATGACGAAGAACGGCTCGAGGCCGTCAAGAACACCCTTGACGTCCTGACGATTCTGGCTAACGGCGCCAGCCCGATCACGATGAATGATCCCGATATCCGCGGCGCCGATATCCTCGTCGCCGTTACGGCCGGCGACGAAACCAATATGGTCGCCTGTATTCTGGCCAAGAAGCACGGCATTACCTATACGGCGGCACGGATTCGCGATATGCAGTTTTTGTCGGAGGCGAAGGATTATCTGAAAGAGAATTTCGATATCGACTTGATGCTGAATCCGGAGTTGATTACGGCTCGTGAAATCAACCGCATTCTGATGACGCCGGCGGCGCTGAATGTGGAAGATTTCGCGTACGGCAAGGTGCGGCTTTTTGAAACGAAGGTGCGCCGTCATTCGCCGCTGATCAATACGCCTTTTAAG
It encodes:
- a CDS encoding oligosaccharide flippase family protein, with protein sequence MANKFVAGTLILTLSGFVVKAIGSINWIILSRILGGEGIGIYQMAFPIYLLALEVSSAGLPIAISIITAEKAAKEDYAGAQRIFNVSLTLLCSTALLLSIAVFFGSRLLIDYQIIRESRAYYSLIALSPAIFFTTIIAGYRGYLQGWQQMTPTALSQIVEQLVRVGVMLGFAYLLLPYGLDYAAGGASLGAGA